Part of the Nicotiana sylvestris chromosome 2, ASM39365v2, whole genome shotgun sequence genome, tatacacaagTGGAAAAAAAggtaccaaacaaggtattagtaATACATAGAACTAATGCTTgcgttattttttctaatacctcctaccaaacgaccccttagtgttAAGGCAGGAGGCCCAGTCTGCGTCAGAGAAGGCATGTAGCTAGGCTGCACTAGAAGCAGAAAAGAGGATACCCAAGCCAGGAGCATGTTTGATGTATCTAACCACGCGACTAGCAGCCTCCATGTAAGAGACTTTGGGAGCACGCATAAATTGTCTAAGAGTTTGGACTGCAAAAGAAATATCAGGTCGACTGATGGTCAAATATAGTAAACGACCAATCAGCCATTGATAAACACTAGGGTCGATAAGCAACTTATCACAATTTTCCCCAACATGCTGATAAAAAACAACTGAAGTGAGCTTCAAATTAGGTTCCAATGGAGTAGCTAAAGGCTTAGAACCAGTCAATCCCAAATTAGAGAGGAGCTCTAGAGCATATTTTTGTTGATGCATCAAGATGCCTTCCTCCTTTCTAGCAAATTCCAGCCCAGGAAAATATCTTAGATCTCCAagatctttaattttgaaaatgtGTTGTAGAATGTCTTTGGTTTCTTGGATGAGTTGAGAGTCATTGATCGCGATCAAGAGATCATCTACATAGAGCAAGACTATAACCATTTTATCTAACACCTTTTTAGTAAGTAAGAAGTAATCTAGGTGACTCTATGTAAAACCAGAAGACACTAAAGCTATGGTCAATTTGATATTCCAATGACAAGAGGCCTGGTTAGGTCCATAAAGAGACTTGAGTAGCCCACAAACATGTTGCTCCCCATGCAACTGTGTGAATCCAGGAGGTAACTGCGGATAAACTTCCTCAGTTAAATCACCCTGCAGGAATGCATTAAACACATCCATCTGATGAATCTGCTACTTGTAGGCTGCCACTAAAGATAAAACTGCTCTGACTGTCACCATTTTCACCACATGCGGAAAGGTTTCCTGATAATCAATTCCCTCATTTTGACTATAACTCTTGGTGACAAACCTTGCTTTGAACCTTTAAATATCACCTGAAGCTTTATATTTTATCTTGTACACCCATTTACATGCAATGGCTTTATTCCTAGGACGAAGAGGTATGATAGTCCAAGTATGGTTGTCTTCTAGTGCTTGTATCTATGGTCCTTTGCAGCTTCATAGTAAGTTCTTAGTACATCTTCCGTAGAGAGCTTAGCAACAAGGCTATGGTAAGTAGGTGCAAGAGCATTATAGTTCAATATAGAAGTGAGAGGATATAGGCAAGTATTGGCAATCCTCTTTCCTTTAGCTGGTTCAACATAATCTTGAAGCCAAATTGAAGTTTTACTAGGTTTGCCCGACCTTCTTAATGATTCTGAAGCAAGTATTTGAGTTTGAGAAGAAGAAGTGACTTCTGATGCAGCAGGAATTTTTGATACAATAGGAGAAGTTGATGTAGATATTGTAGGAGCAATAGGAATTTCTGATACAATAGGATCAGTTGGTGCATACACTGTAGGAGTAAGAGGCTCAGGTGGGATATGTTGTCTCAGTTCTTCATATGAAGGAAATCTAGAAGAAGGCTGAGGGAAAGTTGGAGTCACAGTTTCCACTTGTTGTTGGAAAGGAAAGACTCCTTCATTGAAGACCACATCTCTGCTTACAAAAATGGACTTATTGTCCATGTCATATAACTTATATCCCTTCTGAGTAGAAGCATAGTCTAGCAATACTGATTTGATAGCTCTAGGCCCAAACTTGTCTCTCCCAACTAAGTTAGTGGCATGGCATAGACTGTCAATAACCCTCATATGTGACAAAATAGGAGGTCTGTACAACAACTCAAAAGGTCATTTATTACCTAGTACTGATGATGAAATTCAGTTGATCACATAGATTGTTGATTCTATATAGTCTCCCCAGAATCTGAGAGGCAAATGCCCCTAAAATCTGATAGCCCTAGCAGTTTCTAGAATGTGTCTATCACTCTTTTCTATCACCCTATTTTGCTGTGGGGTATATGGATAAGAACTCTGATGTAGGATACCATATTGTTTGAACAATGCATTGCAGTGGCTGTTAATGAACTCTGAGCTATTGTTCTGACCTGAAGATCTTTATCTTTTGTTAAACTGTTTCATAACCATTACTATAAAATCTCTCAACATAGTAATTACATTATATTTATGTGTAACATAAAAATTCAAGTCCATCTAGAAAAGTCATCAACCAATGTATCTTATTCCATTATAAGTGGGCACCTTGTATGGCCCCCAAACATCCATATGAACTAAATGAAAAGGATCATTTGTCTTACTACAACTTAATGGAAAAGGAACTCTTGTTTGTCTAGCTAAGGGACAAATGTCACAAAGACTTATTATAAAACTAGAATTATCTCTAAAAACACTAATTTTCTTAAGCATTGCCATAGGCACATGCCCTAACCTCTTGTGCCAAATAGCTGCATTCAGCTCTCCAGAAACTGCCACTAATTTTGGGCCTTCAGTAAGTGGTTTCCTTTTCTTTGAATTTAGGACATATAAGCCATCTTCTTCCTTACCAATCTCCTTCACCCTCCCAGTAAAGAGATCCTGAAAGACAAAACAATTGGGGGGAAAAATGGCACAATAGTTCAAAGCCTTTGTTAGCTTAGACACAGAGAGAAGATTAAACTTAAAATCTAGTACACAAAGCACATTCTCAATCAAGTCACTTCCTCCTAAGTGACAATCTCCCACTTGAGTGATATTTGTTGATTCCTCATAAAGCAACTGAACCTTCCCTGAATTTCCTACTAATACACCATTTTTCAAGACAGATCCATTACTAATCATGTGATTTGTTACCCCTGTATCTACTATCCACTTCAGTACATTCAAATTATCAGATAAAATTTTACCTGCCATGTTAGCACTAGCCTCAGATACTTAAGATTTGTTCAGCACTGATAATATTTGGTCATACTGTTCTAGAGTAAAAAATGGAGCTAAGACTTGTCCATTTCCTTACTGTTGTCCAGTGTTAGTCACATTTTGAGCATGTGCAacgttttgttgttgttgattgagaACAAAATTAGATGCATGATTACCTCCTATGACTTCATTGTCTTTCTTCTTCCCTTTGAAATTAGCTGGATAACCTATTAtcttatattatttttctttgagATGGCCTTTCATTTTACAAGACTCACAATACATGAGCTTGTAACAATTCTCCCTGGTATGTCCTTTCATGTTGCAATAATCACAGAACATAAGAAAATTCCTCATACGTTTTTGTGTTCCTTTTTGTGAAGAGTGTTGTGGGATCATTGTGTTCACCTAACCTATAACCACCACCAGACACTAGTTTTTGACTCTCATCCTGAGTAATCATGGCAGATGCTTGGTTTACTAATGGTGTTGGTGACATCATTAGAATTTGGCTGCAAGCTTGATTATAGCCATCATTTAAACCTATTAGAAACTGTAACAACCTGTGATTTTTCAAGTGAGTAACAAAGTCTTTGGACTTATCACAGCAGGAAGGCATAGGTACAGTGGAATCAGTTTCATCCTAAAGATCTTTCAATTTCGAGTAATAAATAGAGATAGGGGAAACACCTTGAGTCAATGTAGCAATTTTCTTATGAAGATGATAAACTCTAGTGAGATTAACCCTGTCAAATTTCTCCTTTAAATCATTCCAAACAAAATAAGCATCAGGACGGGAGAGTATACCGCTAAGGAACTCCTTGCTTACATTGCTCGTAATCCATGATTTCACCAAAGCATTGCAGCGATCCCAAATCCTTGCCAACATTAGCTCGACGAACTGTGCCATCAATAAATCTGAGCTTGTTTTTGCATTCCAATGCCAGCAACATGGCGTGACTCCAATGCTATAATTCTCCATTCCGATGAGTAATATTCCAGTTTGTACCACTCCCGGCGAATCCAACGGCTATAGATAAAGCGGATGGTTGTGATCCATTGTGCTGGAACTAGATTCATTACTAGAATTCACCATAATTGCAAAATTAGGTTTTTTCAGCAGACTTCGAAGGTGAAGAATTTCTCGATTTCCTTACAAAATTGACGAAGAAAATCCCTAGATTCTTTCAATTAGAAACTCTGATACCATGCTGAATTCAATGATGGAAGCAAATTCAGTGTGTGCCCAATCGATTGAGTAAGTGGAAAAGAGAATTGAATGCAAAGAAAATGATCGAGTTGTAACAGAATTGGGAGAAATGACCTCTCTTACTTTGTACAGTATGAGATACAAGTATTTATACACATTTGATTAATTATGGTCTACTTAACTAACAAGTAACTATCTGGGTTAAATTATCAACTAACTATGAGTAAGTGAGCTAACTAATTAATAGATGGAGTAACAGACAAAGTTACATGTGTAAAACTAGCACTATCTTCTACACATTGCAGTGACTCTCAAACTTCTTGAAATATCAGTTCACTCTCAGTAATCCATTGACACATAGGTAATCTTCCaaagaaaatttaaaaattgCAATTATTAAGGAAGTAATAGAAGATAATCTGGTAATCTTAGCGGGGTGTAAAGCCCACACGGTAACCAAAAATAAGCTCCAAAACTGACAACCTATATTTGAACTTACCTTTGGAATAAAACCGAATTACATATATGTACGTACGTTGACGCAGAAGGCGATAGGAAAGACGTGTATGGAAGAAAGAAGAGCTTCTTCTACTATTAAAGGAAATAAGTGAGTGAAAGGAAAAATCATGACGTTGAAATTTTGGCACTGGGATACGCCGTGATGCCTTTGGCCATTCGAATAAATTTGCACATACAAAAGGAAAATTTGTGTATGATTTGGGCCCCAAGTcctattttccttctttttttcccaTCAACAATTTATTTAGTATATTTCTTTCATTCACAAAATTAGTCATTTTGACAAACTAAATTTGTTTGAAAATGCTTGACGTTTTAGAAAAAATAGGTCATTTAGTAGTATTTTTCTCAATTATGCTCTTACTGTTCTAATTAGTGATTGTTAATTAAGTGTGACAGTTTAATAGAGATAAAAAATAGTATAGACAAATTTGAGTATAATTAAGTCCATAAAACATATTTTTAAGGAGtgtacaaaaacaaaaaagactGATAATATGGACAACTGCAGAAGGTGGCAATACACAAGAAAGGATCGAATGTGTCTCCAATTGTCCCGCTAGTTTCGTATAAACTTTTAGCATCTTAATCAGCGTAATTATGAACTTTCCCAAGGAAGAAAACAATTTAGATAAGTATATATATTTAGCTGCTTTCGTTGACTGAAACATAAGTACTGCAAGTACCTTACATATTTCATAGTTGCTTTAATGTAAGAATATCACTTTGTTAGTTGACTCATATTACTTTAAAATGTAAATGAGACATGGTCTGACTTTCCGAAAAATGTTCAAAAATAAATGCATTAGAGTAAAGGAAAAAAGTGCAACACGCGTACGGAAAACCAGGCAAGTATTGTGCTACTCATTCTTAAAATTTTCCTAGTAATCAGGATTAAATAACAATTACGTCATTCATCTTCCAAACATTTTACTGCCATGATATCTAAATAAGGTATTCTTTTTTAAGCATAAATCTCTATGACCTTAAAAGATATTGCATTTGATACGACGGAAGTCATTTTCAtgaaaattttcaaaagaaaCTATTGCCATGTGTTTGATTGGTAAATAGACAATATCTCCATTCTTGATATTAAATATAAAAGATAACATTAGGAAATCAGAATGTTTTGATGAAACTTTTCAGTACTAAAATCCTTAGTAATAATAGTgaatctatctatattatattaaaaggagagtagtgaagcatgtgattaagtcaagtggcaagctaaaatgaagccacttggcaattttaagacaacattaattattaaaaattataaataaaaatataattaatggaagtagtttaatgaatcttatacataatctaaatagatcttagacaaatctaatctatacatgtatatttgtatctatatgtatatctatatttatatctatatattgatccatTCATAGCTtttttctatattagctagaaatatggaagtgaaaaattaattaaacattaaaaaactataatagaaaaaaataaaaaaatacagaaatacgtaaattgagataatctatgactatttatattttggagtatgttaaaatataaaataaaattaaaatttatttatgatattaaaaatttattgagtataaaaattaaataaagtcaagcagcaaaataagatcttactcaatctatctatattatattaaaaggagagtaatgAAGCATGAAGTTAAGCCAAGTGGCGTATTGAAAAAAAGCCACTTGGCACTTTTATGGAATCTATTTGTTGGATTCTATTTGTATAAcattgaaaaaaatattattcgatattcttttgtatctaattattAATTGGATAAAAAATCTGTTgggaaagaaagatgaaatcgAGCTATCCGTGAACATATATTACCATATCTAgattatattatatataagttCATGGTTTCCgtcaaaaaattattatttgatgttcttttgtatctaattaataattaattttttttggtgGGAATGAAATATGAAATAGAGTTGTCCGTGAATATATATAACCATATTTGGAGTAATATTACATATGACAAATATTCTGTtgaaatataaaattaatacttTGAGTTAATATGGGTAAGAGAAAAAGGTATGAAATATTCTGCTGAcataaaaatggaaagaaaaaacTCTTTCCAAAAACGTGTTATGGACCAAAgtccaaaaataagtaaaagaaaaagatcaTTGTGACATGACAATATATGATTACTCACACTTGCCATACAAAATTACAGGATCATCGATTTCTAATACTATTAAGGATTTCTTTTATGGTAGGCATCCTTTTTCGAGAAAGAATCAACTATAATTTTATTTTggatcttacacattaattttaagttgaaataataaatctatatttagtacaagctttgtatctgaccttatttgcgaacaatatatattaatataggtatcatatacattactataagtatctttaattaaattttgtgtataattcaaatATGGTACGTATTCTTTTtcaagaaagaattaattaaataaatattttgtctTACGTCTATATTATGCTAAAAATAGActgaaaaatttaagaaagaattaattaaactaaaatgtTCTCTTTTTAATGACCAAAGTAGAATCTTTTGGTCGTACACACAAAAAAAAGACACAATTTTCATTAAGCAGACCAATATACTATGattataggtatctttaattaaattttgtgtataattcagttatggtaggtatccttttttttagaaagaatcaattaaaatttcgttttgtatcttacacattaattttaagttgaaataataattctatatttagtacaagctttgtatctgaccttatttacgaacaatatacattattatagatatttttaattaaattttgtgtataattcagttattgtaggtattcttttttaagagagaaataattaaataaacattttgtatcttacatctatattttattaaaggaaataatattgaaaaatgaacaagaggacaaaggaaaaagacaagaaaaattaaGGCTTGGTGGTTAACAAATTTTAATTAACCACAAAAAAAatgttgaaaattaaaataagccaaaagctaaAAAATGAAGATCCATATCATTTTTTGCGCACTCACTCATACAAATTGATTTACACATACCTTTTTAAAAATTAGGATTTCATATACTTAAAAATTGATTTACTAGATTGTCTTTCCTTAGGAATctttatttaaacaacttttgCTTATGTTTGGCTTCTCTACATTACTTAGGGTTTAGCTTCCACACAAACTTCTGCAAAGTATAGCTCCAAACTATAACTATATCAGCGAAATATTAATGTCCAAAATGAGTTGGAATTTAAAGGGTCGTGTTGTTAGATTATGACACATTCCAAATCGCGAGAAACTAGAAAATTCTAatttaattgaattaattattcaagatGAAAAGGTACATActcttttacatgttatttttttCGAGTTGTGATATATTTTCTTCAACTTATGCGCCTTACTAACTtaaatttcttttcaaattttttattttagggaGATCGAATTCATGCAACTATTGGGATTTTCGTACTTTCAATACAAGCATTAGGAAATGTAAGGTATCTTACGCATAATTaggttttcaattttccaaaatgTTAGTGACAGGGGTTTACCAGAAATTCTTGAGTTTTTACTCATATTTTTTTTGTAGTGATAAACCTCAATACTGAGGACAACTTCTGAAAAATGCACTGCAATATGTAATGAGCATTTGCTACAAAAATGTTCTCTTAGGCACGTGCTACATATCAAGCAAATTGTATAGCATCATTATTTTTTATGGAACATTCATATCAAACAAATTGTatagtatcattattttttatggAACATTTATTAGGAGATGGAATGAAAGTTTTACTGGAGTCTTAAAATGTTTTAATACTTGGTTGTAAAGATGGTATTAACACTAACATATTAAACTTTATGGTGTAGATCGTTCTTTTTAATTATCCGCGCaccgcgcgggtactaatactagtaatatattaaaaggagagtagtatgcattgtggttaagccaagtggcaagctaaaatgaagtcacttgacaattttaggacaacattaattattaaaaattataaatggaaacataattaagggaagtagtttaataaatcttatacataatctaaatatatcttagacaaatctaatttctctctctcactctcactatatatatatatatatatatatatatatatatatatatatatatatatatatatatatatatatatattgtgtgtgtgtgtatttgtatctatatctatatttgtATTTATATCTATATCTGTATCTATATCtgtatttatatctatatattgatccactcatagattttcttctaaattagttagaaatatggaggtaaaaaattaattaaaaaactataatagaaaaaagtaaaaaatatagaaagacgtaaattgagataacctatgactatttatactttggagtgtatatatatatatatatatatatatatatatatatatatatatatatatatatatatatatattatccactcatagattttcttctaaattagttagaaatatggagtaaaaaattaattaaatagaaaaaaataaaaaatatagaaagacataaattgagataacctatgactatttatactttggagtaagttaaaatatgaaataaaattaaaatttacttaaggtattaaagatttattgatttcaaaaattaaaaaaaaattcaggcggtaaaataagatcttacataaaatatacaattatttataagataaaaaaaaattaaatatctatatattgtatctatattatattatattatattaaaaggagggtAGTGAAGCATGATATTAAGCCAAGTGGCGTATTGAGAAAATATCACTTAGCATTTTTAAGACCTAATCTAAATAGATTTTTTAATTTAATAAGGATTAAAACAATTTAGATTTGCTCAAATCTAATTTATggtagaaatcaattaaaattgacacacattcttatagtaaataaattttgatAGCTTTACAAATATAATTATTCACTAACCACTTGATCTGTTTTCttcatttcataattttattatttttaaaaatagtacataaagaaataaaatgatagtGAAAATATTATCATTAAATATAATGTGTTCCAATAGATAAGAAATTAATTTTTAGATTAATATCTAAATTGAGTGCAGTTATTGAAAGCAtaagataatttttaaaaatgCAGTCCAATTAAAAATTAGAAGGATATAACTTTTTTGAAGATAAAATTCCTCTTcaaatatataaagaaaaatattAAGAATAAATTAGAAATAGTGTGAGGATATTTATGCTAagaattaatttataaaataaaataaagtgaaataaaatacttaaaatactattgataaatttaaataacTCAAGAATTCAagcaattttttaaaataaaatagatacttattttaagattaaaaaaattctagatttatctatattatatcaAAGGATAGTAATggataattatattaaataaagTCGCAACTTAATTAAAAGCCATATGAAACTGTGATAATACCATATATGTGACAACATAATcgcaaaagtaaaaaaaattattaaaaatttaatattagaaatgaaaggaaaagacTATTTTACTTAATATTAGAAAGTTCTTAACATTATGATGAGAATGCTCAAACTATGGATAGGACCACCAAAAATTAAAGTCTTACTAGATAtagaattaaattttaaaaaatataaaataaatatctaaTATAAGTAATTTTTTAacgaaaacaaaaaatcaaatttaATCTTGAAACTAAAAGGAAAGAAATTTTATTGCAtgtaatacaaaaaaaaatataagaaaaactCAATAGATTTGGAATATAATAATCAATGAACTTGTATATTACTATTTTAGACTAATCAAGGTTATAATTTAAagtaaaatatgatattattttgattacaggtaaaatattaatacgaaaaattaattaaaagtttCTTAGTAGGGAATAGACTGTATAAAGAAAATAATAGAGATAGTATGAGGATATTTATActctaaattattttaaaa contains:
- the LOC138882377 gene encoding uncharacterized protein, translating into MRVIDSLCHATNLVGRDKFGPRAIKSVLLDYASTQKGYKLYDMDNKSIFVSRDVVFNEGVFPFQQQVETVTPTFPQPSSRFPSYEELRQHIPPEPLTPTVYAPTDPIVSEIPIAPTISTSTSPIVSKIPAASEVTSSSQTQILASESLRRSGKPSKTSIWLQDYVEPAKGKRIANTCLYPLTSILNYNALAPTYHSLVAKLSTEDGDLTEEVYPQLPPGFTQLHGEQHVCGLLKSLYGPNQASCHWNIKLTIALVSSGFT
- the LOC104235042 gene encoding uncharacterized protein, with the protein product MENYSIGVTPCCWHWNAKTSSDLLMAQFVELMLARIWDRCNALVKSWITSNVSKEFLSGILSRPDAYFVWNDLKEKFDRDETDSTVPMPSCCDKSKDFVTHLKNHRLLQFLIGLNDGYNQACSQILMMSPTPLVNQASAMITQDESQKLVSGGGYRLGEHNDPTTLFTKRNTKTYEEFSYVL